One Eurosta solidaginis isolate ZX-2024a chromosome 5, ASM4086904v1, whole genome shotgun sequence DNA segment encodes these proteins:
- the LOC137251854 gene encoding uncharacterized protein C7orf50 homolog: MAKKETKSEHKENAAQLNKPRAKKRKHASKESDEEVASKSLIVESLGEEKLCHVKAAKRKHKDKGLIKEKRSKHETESENGFNTDGDHAIEGETDEPTLEQLLESEKPENMIAIVTVRQKKKQKHEQRLESMKDQTVSKERLRNEEYLRKWKRARAQWKFEKLRQISIQQTVFEEAKISIEMWPVALEYLSGSKGAAKAQIVKLAEQCIDELDKKCAELEIEEERQVIIDSTRYQRARDLLQSLD; this comes from the exons ATGGCTAAAAAGGAGACCAAATCTGAGCACAAAGAGAATGCAGCTCAACTAAATAAACCAAGAGCTAAAAAACGTAAGCATGCCTCAAAGGAAAGTGACGAGGAAGTAGCCAGCAAAAGCCTAATTGTCGAGTCACTGGGAGAGGAAAAACTTTGTCATG TTAAAGCAGCAAAAcgtaaacataaagataaaggtCTCATTAAAGAGAAGCGCAGCAAGCACGAAACTGAAAGTGAAAATGGATTTAATACTGACGGGGATCATGCAATCGAAGGAGAAACGGATGAACCGACATTGGAGCAGTTGCTTGAAAGTGAGAAGCCCGAAAACATGATTGCTATTGTCACAGTACgccaaaagaaaaaacaaaaacacgaaCAACGTCTAGAATCGATGAAGGACCAAACAGTGAGCAAAGAACGACTACGCAACGAGGAATATCTGCGTAAATGGAAACGTGCTAGAGCGCAAtggaaatttgaaaaattgcgaCAAATATCAATACAACAAACTGTATTTGAGGAAGCAAAAATTAGTATAGAAATGTGGCCGGTGGCACTTGAGTACTTGTCCGGTTCAAAAGGTGCTGCTAAAGCACAAATAGTGAAATTGGCAGAGCAATGCATTGATGAGCTTGATAAGAAATGTGCAGAGCTAGAAATAGAGGAGGAACGTCAAGTTATAATAGATTCTACGCGTTATCAAAGGGCGCGTGATTTGTTGCAGAGCTTAGATTGA